TCTCTCTataacaacaacacaaaaaatgaGATTGGCAACATTTACCTTTCGTGATTCATCAGAGTTGATCAGTGATACATATAGCCTTTAGTTCAAGAATGGAATATCATTTCATGCATGTTTTCACTTTAGAGAGAAAGTCACCTCTGTGAACTTCACTCCCACTTATTTTGCAGCAGAACTTTCCTAACTTAACagtttgttaaccctttaacccctaagaacgaccagcaactaatttctcattacaatttcacccctgaatcaaacattaagttgcgagaataaaggaaatgaaagaaagactgaagctcttgatcattaaataattctccttgtcagcagttTGGGAAATGTacagggaacagtatggagaatatgcatactgatgttagggtgtaaagggttaaaatcctTTGACTTCCTTTACCAGTTATAATCACATTCTACCATTGTATAGCTTATTATTAATGGAATTTAtgaactttaaattattttagaaaccaTGATAGTAATATTTCCTCATGGCTGTGGTGTGTCACCATCTTGttgctcataatttttttcttctatttcttttcAGATGTTGACAAGTGCTTTTCAGGGCTTTGATACAAACCGAAATGGATGGATTACCATAAACTATGAACAATTCCTATCTTTGGTGTTTAGTTTGAAAACCTAAAAGATGCATTCTACTTCTTCAACTACAATGCTATAGctgtatttaaatattttctagtcttgttcttgtttcatATAAAAGGCTTGAAATAACAAGTAGCGGTTGtttggtaaaaaagaaaacttcaaaacttttttccttatGATAGTGATTGGTTACTGCAAGTCTTGTAGATGTGAATGTTCTTTCTACGGTTTGGTTgcttttgttaactttttagctcctgtgagtgaccaaaacagaatttctccttacaatttcaatataaCTTCATGCAGACAACTGATGAGAATaagtaaaaatataaatcaggggattattagttgatccagtaccaaattcttcaaacttaCATAATAAGAATTGCagggcagacagtaaggagaactgcTAACGATaacttgggagtgaaagggttaagtgtatAAAAGTGATGTCTAAACCTTAAATTTCCatgatctgattggtaattctcccctccagctacTATGCATTTCCCTTTGAATAAGGAATAAGAATTTTggttggatcaagataacaacttctacctgataagttttcgtattctcattacctgctagctggataatgtatggacatTATAGGGTCATTATAGGTgtcatgtgaatcacttcttggagttaatCTGCTAGCTCTCTGTTCCATGTTTACTTGTATGTTAATATCTTTGTAATCTTACCTGGTAAAGTTCATCATGAAAAACAGGTATTAGGCTTATTAGGTATTGGGCTGTATACTCCCTCTACTATATCTGTTTGGTCAGAGTTTATCTTATCTAATATATGGTATTTGTTGGAGTGGGTAGagtgagaaaagaaaactaaaggaaaattatagaatggttttttttgtcaCTCAGCACATTTTCTGTATCGCAATAGAAGTCATGTGCAGTGTACTAGAAACATGGGCATTAAAATAATGTGTGGACCACATTGTGATCTTATGTACCAGCCGTAGCAGTTATCTCTCAACCAGTTTGTAGTTATTTTCCCGTCAAAATCTGTCACAATTGTAAGCCATTTGGCATGCCATGATAAAAAGGTcccattaaattttaaattttaaacaagctGGAAACTGTGGCGTTTAGAATTGATAAACCAGAACACCCCTTAGGTGTAGCAGGTTCTTCTAATTAAATCATTTCTTGGtcaatttgatttaaaattatGCTATAAATCTGGCTCAAAACTTTtcagcttttcattttcagggTGGAAGTACAGTAAGTTTGGTTTAAAACCCTGATAAGTCACACTCTGAGAGAAAATAATCATCCCAGTAAAGAACAGGCCATCCAAGTCAGAGCTTTTGGCAGGTAGAACTTCCTTGTAGTGTCCTTATTGGTACTGCAatctgtgtgtgtgtgtgaggGAATTTTTAGTAAGTTAGGGAATTTGGATTGAGAAAATGCAGAAACTTCTTTTGTGAGACCAATTACTTTTCAATCAACCCATGCCTTACCCTTCTCCTTGCACTGCCAGTTACATGTCACACTTCATTGAACAGTAATGTGTGAACTTGTCATTACAAGCATAccctttttttcagaaaaaatagtAACACACCCATAGATAGattgaggggaggggggggggtaggggaTCTGACACAGGCTGGAAGTCAGCTTATAAGTTTAGTGGCTTACCTGGCTGGAGCCAAGCAAGTTGCTTGAAGTATCGAGAAGTAGTGCTTGAAGAAGAGCTACTCCCTCTGGACAGAAGGCTACTTTATAAAAGTTTTACCTCCCCAACCCCCTCTCctgaacaatttttgttagGCTTGCCAGTTTGCCTGTCCCCATATATACCCCTGGGTGGAGAGGCATTGGGAGTGATAGGAAAGTGTCTTATCCAATAACATGCAAGGATTCCTCACAACTTTCACCTTGggatgaaaataattaataatttgaaaatCTCACTATTGTGGGATAGTCAGCCAGACCTCCAGAAAAAAATCTATTCAACAAATTATTTGATCGTATTGCGAAAGTGTGGTGTTAAATAGCagcatttctgttctcttctAATCCCCAAAAAGAAATGTATGTCATGTCAATTGATAATTTATctcttcaatttatttcaaaaacaatCTACACAAGATTTATCATTAGTATCATTGCTTTCAATTGTACTTAAATATTACTTCATGAGGGAACAAAGTACTCTGCATGTGATTGTAACCTCTGCTTTCTTTAACTCTATTACATGTTTGTTATAACATTCATACTGAGATCACCATGGAGATTATACACAGGAAAAGGCATAAGAAATAGCAGAAAAGCTTCTACCAGCTTGGATCCTAAAGTCTACAACATAAATTTGCAgtttaaacacaacaaaaaaaatcattattctTCTTTGTACTGTTAATTTTGTGCCACATTCGAACCAATAGGACACTTTGTGCAGCTCTAAACTTCCCTTTTTCGTAGGTCTGTTGCACAAACAGTTGTACTTGTGTTTCCAAGGGAAGTCCCAAACAAAATGCCAGCTCACACCTGTACAAAGTACACAAGTCTGGAGGCTTACAGTTTTCCCTTATGTTAAGGGTTAGTTTAGAGAGAGGGAATAAAATGCTACAGGGTATGACTCATCTGAAAGCTATATCATGTACACATCATTTCACAGATTAATTTACTTGTAGTACATcatcagtttttgttttaaccctttaactcccatgactgaccaagacagaatttctccttacaatatcaatacaatatcaagtagacaagtgatgagaataaaggaaaatattcatAAGTGGattattattagttgattcaataccaaattctccaaactaacatcatgagaactATATAGCTGACaatagggagaattactaatgagatcttggaagttaaagggttaagaaatgtaaacaaaagaagCCGGCCTGGAGTGCTACTTTTGTGACAACAAATAACTTTCTCTGATGCTAAAGAATGAAACCTCCTCCGCTGTACTCAActctctgaaaaaaaacaatgataatataataatatttatacatGAATAATTGTATAGAGAAAATTAACTCACTTATGTTGTAGTAAACAAGGAGTTTGAAGTAACATtgcaaaaacacattttaaaagaGTAAAAATTCAGACAGCAACTTGACAAACTACCTATACATGGCAGTTAAAAGGTGTCACAAAAACAGGGGAAAGTGCTCTCTTAATCCCATACAAggcataataataataataataataataataataaatatttggTTTCAATAATGATGTAACAATTCTGCAAGATAGCAAATTGCTGTACTTTTAACACACTCAGGATACGAAAAAGTCTACTCTCTAGTACATGGTTTTCTGTATCCAACAATAAAGTGATTAGAAAGAAACAAACTCACAGTCTTGTGTGCCATGAATGCCAACCAGTCTGATGTGGCAGTTGGTAAGAGTCCCATGGAGTGACATTTGTAAAGCGCCAGTGCAACAAGAGAAAGGTTTCCAAGAAGAtagaaaaatttttgaagaGCAACATGGTCATGTTCTCCTTCAAGAGAtacaaaagctgaaaaaataacaaaataaaacaaattaatgagGTAAGGCTAAACTTCAGCCATCACTACCAAtaataatcctttttttttttaaattgcccCAACAGAGCCAAAGAGTACTTACTTGATTTGATGGCTAGGAGAGCTTTGACTGGCCTCAGGAACATCATACCCACCATCATGATTGGGAAAATAGAAATAGAATTACCCGCCATGTACATAATGAACAGATTCATTGGAACTTGCTTGAATGGTCCAAGAGCTATATCCCAAGATTTCTGAAAGTGAAAAATCCAAAATTACACCTGTTGTTAATTCTGGAGGGAACTAAAAAAGATGTGTGCTAAAGAAACTATTCTATGATTTTTAACTATATATTCAAAAGAAATGCAAAGATTTATTTCCTCTTGAACTTTGAGACTCCAAAGAGGAACCCAAACATGAcctaaatttcttcaaatgagtAACTATGTGACTTTTGGAAAATCACAAGATGGTTCTTACACGCTTTAAAATAAACCTATGTAAATAGCATATTTGAACATCTTTAAAAATTCCTAATGAATATTATGAAGTGTACCTTTGCCACAAGGTGAGTGCTATTTGCCTCTCGTGATTCCTAATACAAAAATAAGACTTCAAATTAAAGGGGCTCTGTCGCAATACACATCACTAGTAATGTCAGAGTTTGCTGCACTAGTATTTTATGAAACTCTACCatgcaaaataaagaaatcagtTTACAGTTTAACTGATTACGGTTTTTGAGCCGTTAAATTTACTTCAATCCAATCCTTACACTATTTGTATTGTTGTGTGTATACACGACAAAATGCAATACTCTCTCAGTTCCCAAATAATGTCACAAAGAGTCTGAAAACTTACCCAGGAATCCGACAAAattctaagaaaagaaaaaattatacaaaccaCATGCTGAACTTTGTGCTCTGTGTACCCAAGTGGTGCTGGAAGCTCACTATGCTGAACAAACTGTCTATCGGGCACATAACGAGGTCTGGGGGAACAAATTTACCATAAACGTTGGGAACGAAAATACAAAACCTCTCATTTGTCTACAATAAAAGCTTAAGCTGTTTCTTAAAGGACAATCACAAGTTAcacaacaaataaaataaaagagcagTCGGTGAAAATTTCGAGATCGTACCGACTAGTCAAGTCTATTGCCCACTTATTCGTTGGTCTTCGCGACATCGCACGGTTCGCCATGTTGGATGTTGTAGTATCTAACTGTACTCGCGCAGGGTCTGGATATGAATAgtacaaacaaacatgaaaGCGAGACGGGTTCAGTGGTAGACTCAACACACCAAAACATTACTTTCTGGTGTCGCTTTATGCAAAGTTATGTAAGAAAATACCGGGAAATCGGCTGTAAAACGTGCTTTACGAGTCCTTGCTTAATTCAGGACTGAGTATGGGCAGCCGAAATACACGTGGCTCCAGGAGGGAGGTCGAACAGAATCGAGATGAATCGACGTCAAATCCCGGTGTTACTGAAGATGCAGATAGCGACGACAACGAATCTGACCTTGTGAGCGTGCTTGCGTTTCTGCTTCGTAGGTAAGAAGCCTTCTAGTTTTCCACTGCAGTTAAATTATTTAGTGTTTTCGAGTTTACATAAtaaggtttctttttcaattatctcattcttttatgtttttttgaGTGTTATGAAGTGTACTTCGAATAGGAAAAAGTAACATTTATACAGATTCGTATTTCACGTATCCGATAATTAGATTAATGCTTTAATCGGAGTTTTAAAGAATAAAGGGTAGTCGAGGTAATATAatagaaagaaacatttttgttgttttgattggttctttcttaTGCTCTATTGGAGGAAAGACGCGAAGATGACGTCACCATAGAcaacaatttactttttaatcACATAATACAAAGAGTTTTTATCTTGCAGCAGGTCTGtacagtgatagatcacagatggTGTCAAAACATGGTTAGAAAATCAATGACTGTAACTCATGTACCACTTTCatattcttaccacattttgacattatctgtgatctattgctgaACAGACATGCAtcaacatagaatctatttgtcaATAACATTTCTGTAAACTTAGTTATATTAAGTATCaagactttgaaaaaaaaagaataagagtCTTGAGTAATTGCACATTTACTGTAGTTATACTTCTATGACCCAAAAAGTAATGCAACTGTTGTACTGTGAGCGCTCTTTTTCAAGTACtaaatttccttgaaaaagCATGAGCtacttattcaaaatttcaCTTAAGAGGAGAGGTGCTTGTTGCCAGGAGGGCACATAATTGAAGGGGGTGCTTATTGAGTCTATGCAGCAATAGCACAAAAAATGTAA
This region of Pocillopora verrucosa isolate sample1 chromosome 3, ASM3666991v2, whole genome shotgun sequence genomic DNA includes:
- the LOC131785743 gene encoding ER membrane protein complex subunit 4 codes for the protein MANRAMSRRPTNKWAIDLTSRPRYVPDRQFVQHSELPAPLGYTEHKVQHVESREANSTHLVAKKSWDIALGPFKQVPMNLFIMYMAGNSISIFPIMMVGMMFLRPVKALLAIKSTFVSLEGEHDHVALQKFFYLLGNLSLVALALYKCHSMGLLPTATSDWLAFMAHKTRVEYSGGGFIL